The Brassica napus cultivar Da-Ae chromosome C1, Da-Ae, whole genome shotgun sequence DNA segment TTCAAGAGGTCGGCATTAGCTTGGAGCTCCTGAGCGTACACCAAGGCGTTGACCTCATCTTTCTTCCTAGCAAACTTCTCCTTAACACAGACCAGGATCTTGCCGTAAGCTTCGGCGACTTCTTTCTTCCCTTCCCTGACAGCCAGCTTGACTTCAGCTTCCTTGTTCTTCTGGCTATCCTGGGATGAGGCAATGAGCTCACGTACTTGATGCTCAGCTATCTTTCGAGCAGCCTCCAAATCATTGATCCTCCTGCTCTTCACCTGGATATCGAGCTTTTGACTCTCGATCTCTCCTTGCTGAGCATCGGCCTTCGAGCCTAGCCTCGTCACTTCGGCTTCGAGTTCAGAAATTCGAACCCGGGCTTGGTCAAGATCGGCTTTGGCTGCCTTAACCATCTCGGTAACCTCAGCAAGTTCACCAGCATTGGGGGCAGCACACAGAGCATTCTCAAACCTGAGCTGGGCCCTGTTAACAGCCCCAGCCAACTgcaataaatccaaaaaaaatatatatcatcgtCTCCAAAGAATGTAAACAAAGAACAGATAGAGATCACGTACCTGACCCATACAGTGAGCAATATCGAGATACTCATCTCGGTTAGTCAGGTCCTTGAGCGCTGGAAGGGGACATCCCACGCTCTTCAGGTGCCTCATTATCGCAGCTAGGCCCCAAGAGTCGTCCAGGATCGACCCAGGCTTC contains these protein-coding regions:
- the LOC106375899 gene encoding uncharacterized protein LOC106375899 isoform X1; translated protein: MTLRPSFRSRGNPSKAASASRGSDRNQGGSFLISMKEVLDDGGSKPVVETTPTEVVAQDAAPLPEVQVPEADYQAPKGTSEVEPSRHKRPRTDQGGAPTRSSSSSSRGGTVGWSFTHSKPGSILDDSWGLAAIMRHLKSVGCPLPALKDLTNRDEYLDIAHCMGQLAGAVNRAQLRFENALCAAPNAGELAEVTEMVKAAKADLDQARVRISELEAEVTRLGSKADAQQGEIESQKLDIQVKSRRINDLEAARKIAEHQVRELIASSQDSQKNKEAEVKLAVREGKKEVAEAYGKILVCVKEKFARKKDEVNALVYAQELQANADLLKDMLNNKIQSVEEEYNQLVALLPEATTAYEKAQVSDFSVSKLPLPQISESSAPVEAAIGGDGNVVDEGVPAGAGDPIQEEKED
- the LOC106375899 gene encoding uncharacterized protein LOC106375899 isoform X2 produces the protein MTLRPSFRSRGNPSKAASASRGSDRNQGGSFLISMKEVLDDGGSKPVVETTPTEVVAQDAAPLPEVQVPEADYQAPKGTSEVEPSRHKRPRTDQGGAPTRSSSSSSRGGTVGWSFTHSKPGSILDDSWGLAAIMRHLKSVGCPLPALKDLTNRDEYLDIAHCMGQLAGAVNRAQLRFENALCAAPNAGELAEVTEMVKAAKADLDQARVRISELEAEVTRLGSKADAQQGEIESQKLDIQVKSRRINDLEAARKIAEHQVRELIASSQDSQKNKEAEVKLAVREGKKEVAEAYGKILVCVKEKFARKKDEVNALVYAQELQANADLLKDMLNNKIQSVEEEYNQLVALLPEATTAYEKAQVSDFSVSKLPLPQISESSVEAAIGGDGNVVDEGVPAGAGDPIQEEKED